One Ricinus communis isolate WT05 ecotype wild-type chromosome 7, ASM1957865v1, whole genome shotgun sequence genomic region harbors:
- the LOC8266488 gene encoding serine/threonine-protein kinase pakF: MGCFLACFGSSKDRSKRRKHRHKVQPRDQRNAGLKPVQSAVSLVQNYPEIPTNPVSEIRDNKPEEPLNLSPRKKVTFDSIVTTYEHASVEESTEFCVEKEDGGKRKEKEENLVKPSQSHSSSDDSSITSSSGSFPSNHRYQNCRDSDDELDYGESDVDDDDDEDEDEDDGALDFDDVYEDDGVLESGPKLSVAKGALPFTEEVDSSVMTSSLHDREVKPNPNARDRSGYVHSVLNPVENLTQWKAVKAKGTPLLKQQKENHTLGQEPRTSFSSEPSFRELSFSFKAKSEQSKKANQEVAVDASLSNWLGSSESTPISKPSTNGFDTFTPEKSTTVGSNSPKSFEDRPILGALTMEELKQFSASSSPRKSPSRSPDEMPIIGTVGTYWNDSVTSKHSDSASSFKGIPNTTSKYREDKRVNWYSTPFETRLERALNNGGAAAAGSH, translated from the exons ATGGGATGTTTTCTTGCTTGCTTTGGTTCCTCCAAAGATCGCAGCAAACGCCGTAAACATAGGCATAAGGTTCAACCTCGTGATCAG AGAAATGCAGGTCTCAAACCAGTGCAGTCGGCAGTTTCTTTGGTACAGAACTACCCAGAAATACCCACTAACCCAGTTTCAGAAATTAG GGATAATAAGCCTGAGGAGCCATTGAACCTTAGCCCTCGAAAAAAAGTAACATTTGATTCGATTGTGACAACCTATGAGCATGCTTCAGTGGAAGAATCCACTGAGTTTTGTGTGGAGAAAGAAGATGGTGGAAAAAGGAAGGAGAAGGAAGAGAATTTAGTAAAACCAAGCCAATCTCACTCCTCTTCTGACGATAGTTCGATCACTTCAAGCTCAGGATCTTTTCCTTCTAATCATAGATACCAGAATTGTAGAGATAGTGATGATGAATTAGACTATGGGGAAAGTGATgtagatgatgatgatgacgaagatgaagatgaagatgacgGTGCATTAGATTTTGATGATGTATACGAGGATGATGGAGTTTTAGAATCAGGTCCGAAACTATCAGTGGCTAAAGGGGCGCTACCATTTACTGAGGAGGTTGATAGTTCTGTGATGACAAGTAGTTTGCATGACAGGGAAGTGAAGCCAAATCCCAATGCTCGAGATAGGAGTGGTTATGTGCACTCTGTGTTGAACCCGGTAGAAAATCTCACTCAATGGAAGGCTGTGAAAGCAAAAGGGACACCATTGTTGAAAcaacagaaagaaaatcaCACGCTGGGTCAAGAACCCCGGACTTCGTTTAGCTCTGAGCCTAGTTTTAGGGAATTGTCATTCAGTTTCAAAGCCAAATCCGAGCAATCTAAGAAAGCAAACCAAGAAGTGGCAGTGGATGCTAGCTTATCCAACTGGTTGGGTTCATCAGAGAGTACACCAATTAGCAAGCCCAGCACAAATGGTTTTGATACTTTTACACCTGAGAAAAGCACGACAGTGGGATCAAATTCACCAAAAAGCTTTGAAGATAGACCTATTCTAGGCGCGCTAACTATGGAAGAGCTTAAACAGTTTTCAGCTTCTTCTTCGCCAAGGAAGTCACCTAGTCGTAGCCCTGACGAGATGCCTATAATTGGGACCGTAGGAACCTATTGGAATGACAGTGTCACCAGCAAACACTCCGACTCAGCCTCTTCTTTCAAGGGAATACCAAACACGACCAGCAAGTATAGAGAG GACAAGAGAGTGAATTGGTACTCTACTCCGTTTGAGACCAGGTTGGAGAGAGCTTTGAATAATGGtggtgctgctgctgctggaTCACACTGA
- the LOC8266485 gene encoding MDIS1-interacting receptor like kinase 2, whose translation MGRLAELQFLNLYYNNLNGTIPYQLSNLQNVRYLDLGANFFQTPDWSKFSSMPSLIHLSLFFNELSSGFPDFLSNCRNLTFLDLSSNQFTGMVPEWAYTDLGKIEYLNLTENSFQGPLSSNISKLSNLKHLRLANNNFSGQIPGSIGFLSDLQIVELFNNSFIGNIPSSLGRLRNLESLDLRMNDLNSTIPPELGLCTNLTYLALALNQLSGELPLSLANLTKMVDLGLSDNVLTGEISPYLFSNWTELFSLQLQNNMLSGHIPSEIGQLTKLNLLFLYNNTLSGSIPFEIGNLKDLGTLEISGNQLSGPIPPTLWNLTNLQVMNLFSNNISGIIPPDIGNMTALTLLDLSGNQLYGELPETISRLSSLQSINLFTNNFSGSIPSDFGKYSPSLSYASFSDNSFFGELPPEICSGLALKQFTVNDNNFTGSLPTCLRNCSGLTRVRLDGNQFTGNITDAFGVHPGLYFISLSGNQFIGEISPVWGECENLTNFHIDRNRISGEIPAELGKLTKLGALTLDSNDLTGMIPIELGNLSMLLSLNLSNNHLRGVIPLSLGSLSKLESLDLSDNKLSGNIPDELANCEKLSSLDLSHNNLSGEIPFELGNLNSLKYLLDLSSNSLSGPIPANLGKLTLLENLDVSHNNLSGRIPTALSGMISLHSFDFSYNELTGPVPTDGMFQNASTEAFIGNSDLCGNIKGLSPCNLITSSGKSSKINRKVLTGVIVPVCCLFLIAVIVVVVLISRRKSKLVDEEIKSSNKYKSTESMIWKREGKFTFGDIVKATEDFNERYCIGKGGFGSVYKAVLSTDQVVAVKKLNVSDSSDIPAINRQSFENEIRMLTEVRHRNIIKLYGYCSRRGCLYLVYEYVERGSLGKVLYGVEAELELGWATRVKIVQGVAHAVAYLHHDCSPPIVHRDISLNNILLELEFEPRLSDFGTARLLSKDSSNWTAVAGSYGYMAPELALTMRVTDKCDTYSFGVVALEVMMGKHPGELLTSLSSLKMSMTNDTELCLNDVLDERLPLPAGQLAEEVVFVVKVALACTRTVPEERPSMRFVAQELAARTQAYLSEPLDNITLSKLAGFQK comes from the exons ATGGGACGATTGGCAGAGCTTCAGTTTCTTAATCTTTATTACAACAATCTCAATGGTACCATTCCTTATCAGCTTAGCAATCTCCAAAACGTACGGTACTTGGACCTTGGAGCAAACTTCTTTCAAACACCTGATTGGTCTAAATTTTCAAGTATGCCTTCGTTGATCCATCTTAGCCTTTTCTTTAATGAACTCTCTTCAGGGTTCCCTGATTTCTTATCCAATTGCCGGAATTTGACCTTTCTGGACTTGTCTTCCAATCAGTTTACTGGCATGGTACCAGAATGGGCATATACTGATCTGGGAAagattgaatatttaaatctcACTGAAAACTCATTCCAAGGGCCATTGTCATCTAACATTTCCAAGCTTTCCAATCTCAAACATCTTCGTCTggcaaataataattttagcgGGCAGATTCCTGGAAGTATTGGCTTCTTGTCTGATCTTCAAATTGTTGAGTTGTTTAACAATTCATTCATAGGGAATATTCCATCTTCTTTAGGCCGACTCAGGAATTTAGAATCACTTGATCTCCGAATGAATGATTTAAATTCAACAATACCTCCTGAGCTTGGCCTTTGTACCAACCTCACATACCTGGCCTTGGCCTTGAATCAACTAAGTGGGGAATTGCCTCTGTCCTTGGCCAATCTCACCAAAATGGTTGATTTAGGTTTATCTGATAATGTTTTGACAGGTGAAATCTCACCTTATCTTTTTTCCAATTGGACTGAATTGTTTTCTTTACAACTTCAAAACAATATGTTGTCTGGACATATTCCCTCAGAAATTGGGCAACTGACAAAGCTCAATCTTCTTTTCCTCTACAATAACACACTTTCTGGTTCAATTCCCTTTGAGATTGGAAACTTGAAAGATTTGGGGACTCTAGAAATTTCAGGAAACCAGCTTTCAGGGCCTATTCCTCCTACACTCTGGAATCTCACAAATCTTCAGGTCATGAATCTTTTTTCCAACAATATCAGTGGAATAATTCCACCTGATATTGGAAATATGACAGCCCTAACACTACTAGATCTCAGCGGTAACCAGCTTTATGGAGAGTTGCCAGAGACTATTTCACGCCTTAGTTCTCTACAGTCAATCAATTTGTTCACTAATAATTTCTCTGGTAGCATTCCAAGTGATTTTGGCAAGTATAGCCCTTCTTTGTCATATGCTAGCTTTTCGGACAACAGCTTCTTTGGGGAATTGCCACCTGAGATTTGTAGTGGTTTGGCTCTCAAACAATTTACGGTTAATGACAACAATTTCACTGGGTCATTGCCGACCTGCTTGAGGAATTGCTCAGGATTAACTAGAGTACGGCTTGATGGGAACCAATTCACTGGAAACATCACTGATGCATTTGGAGTTCATCCAGGACTTTATTTCATTTCTCTCAGCGGCAATCAGTTTATTGGTGAAATCTCGCCTGTTTGGGGAGAATGTGAAAACCTGACCAATTTTCACATAGACAGAAATAGAATTTCTGGTGAAATCCCTGCTGAACTTGGGAAGTTGACCAAGCTAGGTGCTCTAACTCTGGACTCGAACGATTTGACTGGGATGATTCCCATTGAATTGGGAAATCTAAGCATGTTACTCAGTCTCAACTTGAGCAACAATCATTTGAGAGGAGTAATCCCCCTGAGTTTGGGCAGTTTGTCAAAGCTCGAATCTCTTGATTTATCTGATAACAAGCTGTCTGGAAATATACCAGATGAGCTTGCGAATTGTGAGAAGCTATCGAGCCTGGATTTGAGCCACAACAATCTATCAGGTGAAATTCCTTTTGAGCTGGGAAACTTAAACTCATTGAAGTACTTGTTGGATCTCAGCAGCAATTCACTCTCAGGACCAATACCTGCTAATCTAGGAAAGCTGACATTATTGGAAAATCTCGATGTCTCACACAATAATCTTTCAGGAAGAATCCCAACAGCTTTGTCTGGCATGATTAGTCTGCATTCTTTCGATTTCTCCTACAATGAGTTGACTGGACCTGTCCCAACTGATGGAATGTTCCAAAATGCATCTACAGAAGCTTTTATTGGAAACTCAGACTTGTGTGGAAATATAAAAGGGTTATCTCCTTGTAATCTGATAACTTCAAGCGGAAAATCCTCAAAAATCAACAGAAAGGTTCTTACTGGTGTCATTGTTCCAGTTTGTTGCTTGTTCTTGATAGCAGTAATCGTTGTTGTAGTGCTAATATCTCGTCGGAAGAGCAAACTCGTTGATGAAGAGATCAAAAGTTCAAACAAATACAAGAGTACTGAGTCAATGATATGGAAAAGAGAGGGAAAGTTCACATTTGGAGATATTGTTAAGGCCACTGAAGACTTCAATGAGAGGTACTGCATTGGAAAAGGAGGATTTGGAAGTGTTTACAAAGCTGTTTTGTCAACTGATCAAGTTGTTGCAGTCAAAAAACTAAATGTATCAGACTCCAGTGATATTCCAGCAATAAATCGCCAGAGTTTTGAGAATGAGATTCGAATGTTGACAGAAGTTAGGCATCGGAACATCATCAAGCTTTATGGGTACTGTTCCAGGAGGGGCTGTTTGTACTTGGTTTATGAGTATGTTGAAAGAGGAAGCTTAGGGAAGGTTTTGTATGGAGTGGAAGCGGAACTGGAGCTTGGTTGGGCTACAAGAGTGAAGATTGTACAAGGAGTGGCTCATGCAGTTGCCTACTTGCACCATGATTGCTCTCCACCCATTGTTCATCGGGATATATCTTTGAACAATATCTTGCTCGAATTAGAATTTGAGCCACGACTCTCAGATTTTGGAACAGCCAGATTGTTGAGTAAAGATTCATCCAACTGGACTGCAGTTGCTGGCTCTTATGGCTACATGGCACCAG AGCTGGCGCTTACCATGCGAGTGACCGACAAATGTGATACTTACAGCTTTGGAGTGGTGGCACTAGAAGTGATGATGGGAAAGCACCCAGGAGAGCTCTTAACTTCACTATCATCCTTAAAAATGTCAATGACAAATGATACTGAGTTATGTCTAAACGATGTGCTGGACGAGCGGCTTCCACTTCCTGCAGGCCAATTAGCAGAGGAGGTTGTTTTTGTAGTCAAGGTTGCCTTGGCATGCACTCGTACAGTTCCAGAGGAACGGCCTTCCATGCGCTTTGTGGCACAAGAACTAGCAGCACGAACTCAAGCTTACTTGTCTGAGCCATTGGACAATATAACTCTCAGCAAGCTAGCTGgctttcaaaaataa